A single window of Candidatus Babeliaceae bacterium DNA harbors:
- the eno gene encoding phosphopyruvate hydratase has protein sequence MKITQIIAREIYDSRGLPTVQCEVVLENTVRIVAAAPSGLSRSKYEAHELRDGGKRLWGLGVLKAVENIESMIAPALIGQEPNGLEMDLKLLEIDGTSDKSHLGSNATLATSMAIYKAQAYVEQIEPYELIAYISGADSVTVPFPLINVLNGGLHANNNMHIQEFMIVPLGAANFRSSFELSVAIFHELKNVLQKNGKSVAVGDEGGYAPMCVDDEEALILLCEALARVEQIHESRCVIALDVAASRLYDPLTKTYLWNNERIVAEQLVEIYSNLIDSYPIYSIEDGLSEEDWDGWKYMTHVMENKIQLVGDDIFATHPERILEGVRQGIAQAVVIKPNQIGTITETLHAIRLCKLHNLNVIVSHRSGETEDTFIADLAVGASAGQIKAGGCSRTDRIAKYNRLLMIEDQLMLSLITA, from the coding sequence AAAATTACACAAATAATAGCACGAGAAATATATGATTCACGTGGTTTGCCGACTGTGCAATGTGAAGTTGTATTAGAGAACACCGTACGTATTGTTGCAGCGGCGCCATCGGGTCTTTCTCGTAGCAAGTACGAGGCCCATGAATTACGAGATGGTGGTAAACGTTTATGGGGTCTTGGCGTTTTGAAAGCTGTTGAAAATATTGAATCAATGATAGCTCCGGCTTTAATAGGGCAAGAGCCAAATGGGTTAGAAATGGACCTTAAGCTTTTGGAAATTGACGGAACTTCTGATAAATCACATCTTGGTTCCAATGCAACGCTGGCGACCAGTATGGCAATTTATAAAGCCCAAGCTTATGTTGAACAGATTGAACCGTATGAATTGATTGCATATATTTCTGGCGCTGATTCTGTAACTGTTCCATTTCCTCTTATTAATGTTCTGAATGGTGGTTTGCACGCCAATAATAACATGCATATACAAGAATTTATGATAGTTCCGCTTGGTGCGGCTAATTTTAGAAGCTCTTTTGAATTAAGTGTTGCAATTTTTCATGAATTGAAAAATGTTTTACAAAAAAATGGAAAATCTGTGGCTGTTGGTGATGAAGGCGGATACGCTCCGATGTGCGTTGATGATGAAGAGGCACTTATTTTGTTATGTGAGGCTCTTGCTCGTGTTGAGCAAATTCATGAAAGTCGTTGCGTTATCGCACTTGATGTTGCTGCTTCTCGTTTATATGATCCACTCACTAAAACATATCTATGGAATAATGAGCGAATAGTCGCAGAACAACTTGTTGAAATATACAGTAATCTTATTGATAGTTATCCTATTTATTCTATAGAAGATGGATTAAGTGAGGAAGATTGGGATGGCTGGAAATATATGACACATGTTATGGAAAATAAAATTCAGCTTGTTGGCGATGATATTTTTGCAACACATCCAGAACGTATATTAGAAGGCGTTCGTCAGGGTATTGCCCAAGCTGTTGTTATAAAGCCTAATCAGATCGGCACAATAACTGAGACGCTTCATGCTATTAGATTGTGCAAATTGCATAATCTAAATGTTATAGTTTCGCATCGTTCTGGTGAAACTGAAGATACTTTTATAGCTGATCTTGCGGTCGGCGCATCGGCAGGCCAGATAAAAGCCGGTGGCTGTAGCCGCACTGATCGTATAGCTAAATACAACCGGCTTTTAATGATCGAAGATCAATTAATGCTTTCACTCATTACCGCCTGA